The Acidobacteriota bacterium genomic interval GAGCCGCTGACCCAGACCTTGACGATGCGATTGGGCGAGCGGTACCCTCGCGCCGATGACCATACAGCTCAACGGCGAGCCGCATGAGGTGCCCAAGCCGTTAAGCGTCAGCCGGCTCCTCGAAACGCTCGACATCGACCCGCGACGCGTGGCGGTGGAGCACAACCGGCTGGTCGTCAAGAAGGCGGCCTATCAATCGACGGTCGTCTCGGAGGGCGACGAGGTCGAGGTGGTCAACTTCGTCGGCGGCGGTTAGCCGATGGATACACCCCTCACAATCGCCGGGCGCACGTTCCGCTCGCGTCTGATCGTCGGCACCGGTAAGTACCCCACGGCGGAGGTGATGGTCGCGGCCCACGACGCGTCAGGCGCCGAAATGGTGACAGTGGCGGTCCGGCGTGTGCAGTTGCCAGGGCGCCCGGTCGACGAGTCACAGCAGGCGATCATCGAGTACATCGACACGGACCGCTACATGCTGCTGCCCAACACGGCGGGCTGCTACACGGCGGACGACGCGATCCGCACGGCGCGGCTCGGCCGCGAGGCGGGACTCTCGGAGTGGGTGAAGCTGGAGGTGATCGGCGACGAGCGGACGCTCTTCCCCGACAATGCCGCGCTGGTGGAAGCGACCGCGGTCCTCGTGAAGGAGGGCTTCATTGTCCTCCCCTACACGAACGACGATCCGGTCACCTGCCGCAAGCTGGAGGACGCGGGCGCGGCTGCGGTGATGCCCCTGGGTGCACCGATCGGCTCCGGCCTCGGGATCCAGAACCCGAACAACATCCGGATCATCCGGGAGTTCGCGTCGGTGCCTGTAATCGTCGACGCCGGGGTCGGCACCGCCTCGGACGCCACCCTGGCCATGGAACTGGGCGTCGACGGCGTCCTGATGAACACGGGCATCGCCGGCGCCGAGGATCCTGTCGCGATGGCGACGGCGATGAAGCTGGCCGTCGATGCGGGACGCCTCGCTTGGTGCGCCGGCCGGATCCCGCGCAAGCTCTACGCCACGGCCAGCAGTCCTCTCGAAGGCGTTATCGGGACCTGAGTAGTGTCCCGGACGACCGTTCGCGAGGCGCTCGCCGTCATCGGCGCGTTCGGCGCCGTAGCGATCGTGGCCACGCGCCCGTTGATTCTGGGCCTAGGCGACTCTCTGCCGGTCAGCCTAGGCGGCGGGCCGCTGCTCAACACACTGCTCCTCGCCTGGGACGCCGACCGGCTGCTGCATGGCTTGCAGGGGTGGTGGGATCTGCCAATCTTCTATCCCTACACGAACGCGCTCGGATTCTCCGAGAATCTGCTGGGTATCGCCGTCTTCACGGCGCCCCTTCAGTGGCTGACCGGGGACCCGGTCGTCGTTTACAACCTCGCCTACATCGCGTCGTACGTCCTCGCTGGCGGCGGAATGTACCTGCTGGCGCGGTCGTTGACGGGAGACCGCCTGGCCGCCGGCGTGGCCGGCCTGTTGTTCGTCTTCGTGCCGTTCCGCGGTCAGGAAGCGGGGCACCTCCAGTCGCTGGTGTACGGTTGGATGCCGATCGGACTGTGGGCGCTCCATCGCTACTTCGCCACCGGCCGACGCACCGCCCTCGCCGGCTTCGCCGCCGCTTTCGTGCTCGCGGGCCTGTCCAACGGGCACTTCTTCTTTTTCTTCGCGCCGGTCGTCGTGATCGTAGCGGGCCTCGAGGTGATCTTCCGGGTGCGGTCACGTCCGCGCATGCTGATCGATCTGCCGGTAGCCGCGGCGCTTATGCTCGCCGCCGTCCTGCCGGTCATGTCGGGATACCTGGCCACGCGAGATCTGTACGGCACACAACGGTCGCGCCAGGAAGTCATCTCCTACGCGGCGAACACAGTGGCGTGGCTGGATCCCGGCACCTGCCTTGCAATGCTTGCGGTGTGCGGACTGCTGGCGGCCACACTCCGTAGAGGCCCTGACCGGGACGCCACACGCAGCGACCGCCGCATCGCCTTCATGTACGCGCTGGTCGCCGTGGCAGGCGTCGCTCTTGCACTCGGCCCGGAACCGACCGTCAACGGCGTGCGGCTGATGGCGTCCGGGCCGTACGACTGGCTGCGTGGCGTCGTCCCCGGCCTGGAGGGCCTGCGTGTTCCCCGGCGCGCGATCATCATCACGCTGCTCGCCCTCACGGTGCTCGCGGCCTTCGGCGTACGGTACCTGACGGAACGTCTGCCGCGCCGCCCCGCACGGGTGTTCGCACTCTTCCTATGCGTCGTCGCCGTCGTGGAGGACGAGAACTACCGCAGGGGGCCGCTCGTGGCGTTCGAAACGCCGCCGTCGCTGCATGCGGCCCAGCAGTGGTTGCGCACACGTCCGCCCGGTGCGGTTCTGAGTCTGCCGGCAATCGGATTGCGCCAAGGTGACTACGAGGGCGACCTTCGCGCCATGTACGGAACGCTGACCCACGGGCATCCGGTCATGAACGGAGCCAGCGGGTTCTTCCCTCCGTTGTACTGGTTCTTCTATTCGAGTGGAGCGCTGGAGAGCTTTGAGGACTACGACTACGCCGACGTGCTGCGCGGCCTACGAGCCCTCGGCGTGCGCTACGTGCTCGTGTACACGGACGCAGATCTTGCGGACGTGGAGAAAAGCCGCGCCACCCTGGGCGCCGTCCGCAACCAGCCGGAACAGATTGTGACCCACCGTGACTTCGGCGGAGTGACCGTATTCGAGCTAACGCCGTGGGACGACCGGCCTCCCGCCCCCGCGCCGGAGCGGCCTCCAATCTCTCGCGGCGGAGTCTCCGCCACAACGTCGCACAACCCGGGCGAGCTCGTGTACGCGTTCGACGGCGATCTCGGAACGCGCTGGCTCAGCGGCCAACGGCAGACAGGCAACGAGGAGATCATCATCTACCTGGACCAACCCACCGACGTGTCGCACCTCAGGGTGACGGCTGGCCGGTCGAGCCACGGCGACTACCCCAGACACCTGGTTATCGACTCGACCGCGGACGGTCGGACATGGAAGACGCTTCACAGCGGGCGCAGCTTCGAGCGGCTGCTGCACGGCGCTGTGGCGGTCGACGGGATTTCCTTCATGGATTTCCCCCTGCCGCCCAACACGTCGCGCCTCATCCGGCTGCGCCAGACCGGCAGCACGCCGAGGTTCTACTGGTCGTTTCACGAACTGGAGCTGTGGGCGCGGGATTGATGACCGCAATCCAGTTAACTCGGCGTGGTCAACGTTCAACGGCCACCCGATAGACCTGAATGCCGAGTTCGCGAGTGTCCTGCGAGTCCGGGCGGAGGTCCGCCGGAACGAATGGCCGGTCAACGGCGATCCGAACCTCGATCCGGTCTGTTTCTCCTAGCAGCGTTACGGGCAGCGACACCGTCATGTGCTGTCGGCCGGTGGCATCCAGCACCAATGAACGGGCGACCTGATCGCCCACGGTGATCGTGAGCGTCCGGGGCGAACCCTCAAACAGGTCCGTACGGGGGTTGTACTCGAGGTCCAGCGCGACGTCGGTCCGTGGATTCGGAAACGCCAACGTGGCGACCTGTTGCGTCCAGCGCCACGACGATTCACCCGCCCATTCCCGGGCGTACCAACCATCCGTGAACTCGACCAGGACGAGACTCCCCTTCTCCTCCGCCGTTACCAGCCAGCCATCGTGTTCGGCCGGAGGGTCGAACGTCGCCGAGACGGGAAAGTCGTCGCCAGCGCCCAGGAACGGCAGTCCCGCGTTCCGAAACGCCCACAGGATGGAGGCCGAAGCGGCGCCGCCCCCCATCGCCAGGAGGAGTGTCCGTCGCGAGAAGCCGCGCGTTCCGGCTGCCATGGTCAGGCTGCCGCAGCCAGTGTGTCGGCCAGACGCAGCGTAAGCGCGAGCATCGTCAACGTCGGATTCGCGTAGCCGACGGTCGGAAACACGGACGCTCCTGCCACGAACAGGTTGTCGTAGCCGTGAACGCGGCAGTTCGAATCGACCACGGAGTCGGAGCGGCTGATACCCATGCGGGTGGTTCCCATGATGTGACCGCCGCCGGTCGGCCGCTGGTACAGGCGTTCGTTGTCGATGCGTACCCGGCCCTTCCCCGACGCGATCAGCGATTCGCCGAGCAGGCGGAGCGTCCTCTCCACGTTGAGGAAGTCGCCGGCTCCTATCACGCAGCGCGCAGCAGGCCGGTACAGACCGGCAGGGCCGCGCTCGCCGGTCAGGAAGACCTCGTTACCGGGCGAGGGCGCCATCTCCGACCGCACGGTGCAGCCGTAGTGATGGAACGGCTTTCCGTACTCGCGGACCAGATGCTCTGCCATCGGATGTTCCGTAGTCCGGCTGTGGCACTCCATGCTGCACTCGAGCAGCCCATGCCGCCGCATGAGCTGATCGTCCGGCACGAGCGTGGCGGCCCGGTTTCCGAAATCGGCTGGCGCCGGATACCCGTTCAGGTCTTCGTCAAGCACCACCTCGGCCGCCCTGACGAAATGTGGATGTTCCATCAGGAACTTGCCCGCCAGGCCGCTCTCGTTACCCACCGGGGTCGCGCCATCCGCACGCGGCTGCAGAAGCAATTGCGCGTTGCTGATGCCGCCACCCGCGAGCACGACGCTCTGGGCGGGATCAAGGTCCAATTGCATCGTGGCGTCCGTAGCGTGGCGAAAGCAGGTCACGCGGTTGACCGCGCTGCGCGACGCATTGGCGTCGAGGCCGACCACCGAGGTTCCGACCGCGACGTCAACCTGCGAGGAAGTGCTGAGCGCCTCTTGGTACTTGCTCCCGAAGCGCGTAGGGCTGCCCGTCGAGAACGGCCGATACAGGAATCCCGACGCCAGCGGAGTCTCGGCGTCCAGGATGGCGGGGTGGCGATCCAGGACGGGAGCCGCACGCCGATAGTACGGAACCAGATCGGATCTGGCGATCGGCCACCGAACCCCGGCCGCCGGGTTGTCGAAGTCCACATCCCTCAGCGTCGTGCACCAGCCGTACCAGACGTGCGACGTGCCGCCCACGGCGCGGATGGAGTGCTGATCCCACCAACGGTTCCGGAAGTGCCCGTAGTTGACGACATCCGGCATGTCGCGCCGCCACTCCGTCACGGTTCCGGACTCGAACACCAGGACGGTCCGGTTCGCCTTGGCGAGCTCCAGGGCGAGCGTGATGCCAGCCGGGCCGGCGCCGATCACGTAGCAGTCGTAGCGCCGGTCGCGCAGCCCTTCGGTGAGGAACATGGGGGCAGGAACAGCATAGCCCGAAGCAACACGGTGGGGACCGTCCTCCGCCGAGGACGATTCGCGTCTCTCCGCCAGAACAAGTCCTATCGGGGCCGCTGTTGGAAAAACCGCTTGTTCCCGGCCGCGGAGCACTTGGCACGGATCTTGCTTCCGAGCAACGTAGCGCGTGCAGCCATGAATCCACTGTTGCGCACGCGCGGAAAGGACACGTCAAGATGGACACTCGACTGAATCCGTACCGAATCGCTCTGCCACTGATGGCCCTCGCGGTGATGGCGCTATCGGTGTCACCGGCCGCCGCCGACGGGCCGAAGCACGATCTGTTCCAACGAGTTCAGGAGCAGGTGCTCCGCTACTCGTTCTTCACGGTGTTCGACAACATCGACGTCGAGATCGCCGACGAGGGGCACGTCGTACTCTCGGGCCACGTCACCGGGGAACACAAGGTGAGGGCGATCGAGAAACGCGTTGACGCGCTCGATGGCGTGACGGCGGTGACCAACGAGATCGCCGTGCTCCCGGCATCGGTCTTCGATGACAAGTTGCGCTATGTCATTGCCCGGGCGATCTATGGCAACCCCACGTTCTGGCACTACGGCGCCAGGGCGAATCCGCCGATCCACATCGTGGTCAACCGTGGGCATGTGACCCTCACCGGGGTCGTCGACAGCGAGACCGACCGGCATCTGGCGCGGGTGCTCGCCGGGCAGTTCAACGCCTTCTCGGTCACCAACGAGCTTCGGCTGCCGCACGAGGTGACGGCGGAACTCGAAGCGCTCGGCTAGATGGAGAGTTCACACATTGACCCGTGCTCGGAGGATCGAGATGAAGCTACTGCAAATCGTCGTCATCGCCTTCGCCGCCATGGGCGCCATCGGCTGCAACAGCCCAACCGCCCCGACGGGAGAAGCTGGAGAAGCTCATGGCCCCGAGGGACTAGGCGGGGAGTCGGGCGAATCCGGCACGCAGTTCGCGCTGACGGACACGGCAACGGAGACGCGAAACGGGGTCGACCTGGTGGTCAACTACGACAGCGCGCGTGAAGTGTTCACCGGCACGGTCAGCAACACGACGGCGGCAACGGTTACGCAGGTCCGCGTCGAGGTCCATCTCTCGAACGGGATGGAGCTCGGTCCGACGCCGCGAACAGATGTGGCGGCCGGGCAGACGATCTCCATCGAACTCGATGCTCGTGGGCAGACCTTCTCCTGGTTCAGCGTCCACGTTGAAATCGGCTCCAGTGCGGCCTAGAAGGCAAGGTCCGCGCCGCGCTGGACGTTGCACTTGCATCATCCGACGCGGCGCGGCTCACGTCTCCGGGGCGCTTAGTCTGGGGGCCGCGGTGGCGCAGGATCGTCCAGTCCGCCGCGCCGGCCGGCGCGGCCCTCAAGAAACCCCTCGATGCTAGCCACCCGCTGGGCAATCTCGGAGAGATCGTTGCGGACGTTGGCGATGGCGGCTCGGTTTTCCCTGATGGCCGCGTCCGTGAAGCTCCACAACGTGAGTTGCATACCGCCAAGCATCAGTGTCGCAGTGATGATCGTACCGATGATCCAGTTCCGGTCGCTCATGTCGCCCGTCGCTCTCCCCCAGTCTACCGAATCGCGGCATCCAGGCAACGCAGATCCCGGTAATTCGGGACGTTCTACCCAACGCAAGATCCGTGCCGGATCGCGGGGCCGGGCCAGCGGGAGCCTCCACGGAATCCCCGGCCGGTCAGCACTAGCTACAGTAACCCATATTTATAAATATGGTAGTATGGGCACCTCAATGAAAACCACGATCGAACTGGCCGACGACTTGGCCGTGGACGCGAAGCGCTTCGCCGCTCGCCATGGTGTGACGCTCCGCTCGGTAATCGAGGAGGGCATTCGAATGAAACTCCGCACCGAGCGGACGCGGGCCGCCTTTCGGTTGCGCGACGCAGCCGTCGACGGATCGGGCCTGCAACCCGAGTTCCGCGACGCCGACTGGCCGGCGGTGCGAGAAGCCATCTACGAGGGTCGGGGCGCTTGACGGCGATCGATACCAACATCCTGATCTACGCGCATCGGACGGACTCCGAGTGGCACGATCGCGCGTCCGATTGCCTTCGCGCGCTGGCGGAAGGACGGGCAGATTGGGCGATCCCGTGGCCCTGCCTGCATGAGTTCGTCGCGACGGTGACGCATCCCCGCATCTTCAATCCGCCGTCGACGGTCGAGCAGGCGCTCGATCAGGTCGAGGCCTGGATGGAGTCACCGTCACTCACGTTGCTCGGAGAACCGCACGACCATTGGACGATCCTCCGTCAGCAACTGTTGGACGGGCACGTACGGGGGCCGGGCGTTCACGATGCCCGCGTGGCTGCGATCTGCATCGGACACGGCGTGCGCGAACTGCTCACGGCCGACCGTGACTTTGACCGCTTCCCGTCGCTCCGTCGCCGGAATCCGCTGGTTGCGCCGTCTTGACGTCCCTGACGGGCGTTAACCGCGGGAGGTGAGCCGTTCGATATCGGCGTCGACCATCATCCGGATGAGCCCGTCGAAGTCGACGGTCGGCTCCCAGTCGAGGTCGGACTTCGCCTTGGCGGGATCGCCGATCAGGTGATCCACCTCGGCGGGGCGCAGGAGGGCGGGGTCGGTTCGGACATGCTCCCGCCAGTCGAGCCCGGCGTGTCCGAAGGCGATCTCCACGAGGTCGCGGACGGAGTGGCTGATGCCGGTGGCGATAACGTAGTCCTCGGCGCGATCCTGCTGCAGCATCAGCCACATCGCGCGGACGTAGTCGCCGGCGAAGCCCCAGTCGCGGCAGGCGTCGAGGTTGCCGAGGCTGAGCGAGTCCGCCAAGCCCGCCTTGATGCGGGCCACGCCGTGGGTCACCTTGCGCGTGACGAACTCGAGGCCGCGGCGGGGGGACTCGTGGTTGAAGAGGATGCCGGAGACGGCGAACAGGTCGTAGCTCTCGCGGTAGTTGACGGTGATGTAGTGCGCGAAGACCTTGGAGACGCCGTAGGGGCTGCGCGGATAGAAGGGCGTCTGCTCGTTCTGCGGCGTCTCGCGCACCTTGCCGAACATCTCGCTGGAAGACGCTTGGTAGAGCTTGATGGAGGTGTCCACTTGCCGGATCGCCTCCAGCATGCGGGTGACGCCCTGTGCGTTGTACTCGCCGGTCAGCATCGGCTGGTCCCACGACGCGGGGACGAACGACATCGCGGCGAGGTTGTAGATTTCGTGCGGCTGGACGTCGTTGATGACCCGGATCATCGAGAGCTGATCGAGCAAGTCGGCGGGCCGGAGCGTGATGCGATCGAGGAGGTGCTCGATGCGCCAGTGGTTCGGGGCGCTCAGGCGGCGCGTGATGCCGACCACCTCGTAGCCGTGGTCGAGCAGCAGTTCCGCCAGGTACGACCCGTCCTGCCCCGTGATTCCGGTGATGATTGCCCGCTTA includes:
- a CDS encoding GMC family oxidoreductase; protein product: MFLTEGLRDRRYDCYVIGAGPAGITLALELAKANRTVLVFESGTVTEWRRDMPDVVNYGHFRNRWWDQHSIRAVGGTSHVWYGWCTTLRDVDFDNPAAGVRWPIARSDLVPYYRRAAPVLDRHPAILDAETPLASGFLYRPFSTGSPTRFGSKYQEALSTSSQVDVAVGTSVVGLDANASRSAVNRVTCFRHATDATMQLDLDPAQSVVLAGGGISNAQLLLQPRADGATPVGNESGLAGKFLMEHPHFVRAAEVVLDEDLNGYPAPADFGNRAATLVPDDQLMRRHGLLECSMECHSRTTEHPMAEHLVREYGKPFHHYGCTVRSEMAPSPGNEVFLTGERGPAGLYRPAARCVIGAGDFLNVERTLRLLGESLIASGKGRVRIDNERLYQRPTGGGHIMGTTRMGISRSDSVVDSNCRVHGYDNLFVAGASVFPTVGYANPTLTMLALTLRLADTLAAAA
- a CDS encoding DUF2191 domain-containing protein, whose translation is MKTTIELADDLAVDAKRFAARHGVTLRSVIEEGIRMKLRTERTRAAFRLRDAAVDGSGLQPEFRDADWPAVREAIYEGRGA
- the gmd gene encoding GDP-mannose 4,6-dehydratase, which gives rise to MGDTLTHSGGCVSSDVGSPDVSKRAIITGITGQDGSYLAELLLDHGYEVVGITRRLSAPNHWRIEHLLDRITLRPADLLDQLSMIRVINDVQPHEIYNLAAMSFVPASWDQPMLTGEYNAQGVTRMLEAIRQVDTSIKLYQASSSEMFGKVRETPQNEQTPFYPRSPYGVSKVFAHYITVNYRESYDLFAVSGILFNHESPRRGLEFVTRKVTHGVARIKAGLADSLSLGNLDACRDWGFAGDYVRAMWLMLQQDRAEDYVIATGISHSVRDLVEIAFGHAGLDWREHVRTDPALLRPAEVDHLIGDPAKAKSDLDWEPTVDFDGLIRMMVDADIERLTSRG
- a CDS encoding thiazole synthase — encoded protein: MDTPLTIAGRTFRSRLIVGTGKYPTAEVMVAAHDASGAEMVTVAVRRVQLPGRPVDESQQAIIEYIDTDRYMLLPNTAGCYTADDAIRTARLGREAGLSEWVKLEVIGDERTLFPDNAALVEATAVLVKEGFIVLPYTNDDPVTCRKLEDAGAAAVMPLGAPIGSGLGIQNPNNIRIIREFASVPVIVDAGVGTASDATLAMELGVDGVLMNTGIAGAEDPVAMATAMKLAVDAGRLAWCAGRIPRKLYATASSPLEGVIGT
- the thiS gene encoding sulfur carrier protein ThiS gives rise to the protein MTIQLNGEPHEVPKPLSVSRLLETLDIDPRRVAVEHNRLVVKKAAYQSTVVSEGDEVEVVNFVGGG
- a CDS encoding BON domain-containing protein, coding for MDTRLNPYRIALPLMALAVMALSVSPAAADGPKHDLFQRVQEQVLRYSFFTVFDNIDVEIADEGHVVLSGHVTGEHKVRAIEKRVDALDGVTAVTNEIAVLPASVFDDKLRYVIARAIYGNPTFWHYGARANPPIHIVVNRGHVTLTGVVDSETDRHLARVLAGQFNAFSVTNELRLPHEVTAELEALG
- a CDS encoding type II toxin-antitoxin system VapC family toxin; amino-acid sequence: MTAIDTNILIYAHRTDSEWHDRASDCLRALAEGRADWAIPWPCLHEFVATVTHPRIFNPPSTVEQALDQVEAWMESPSLTLLGEPHDHWTILRQQLLDGHVRGPGVHDARVAAICIGHGVRELLTADRDFDRFPSLRRRNPLVAPS